DNA from Spirochaetota bacterium:
CATTCGTATTCTGTTTTTTGTAAGTATTTCAAGGTTTCGTATGTATGTTATTGAGAGATAGTATGCTATTGAGAATAAAACGATTGCGAATAGCACTGGCGTTAGAAATGAAACAAGAAAGTCAAGATAACTCAACTCCTGAAGGCTAACTTCGGAGACATATTCGTATTCAGAGAAGAAAAAGGGATTGGAGAATTTTACCTTTACGCTATTGGTATCTAAAGAGTTTATAAGGTCATAGAACTCCTTGTCATTTTTGACAGGAATACCGTTGACTTCTTTTACGTAGGATTGTGGAAAAACTTTTGTAAAAGATTCGGTTCTTAAAAACAAACCTATAGCATCAACACCTAACTGTCTAGTTACTAGGAATGGTGGTAGTTTTTTACCAAACAGATCCAAAGAGGTTATTATCTGATAGGTAGATAGTGCTAGAAAAAGTATATATAGAACAGTAACGAATCCAAACAGTATGTATTTAAATTTCATCGCGAAAGTATAATGAATGTAAAGTATTTATTTTTCAACATTGGAAGTTTTGGTTTTACTTACTTTTCTTAAGATTTTGGTTTTTTATTTTTGAAAGTTATATTATTTAAAGTATAATAAATTCTAGAATGTAGTTTATTGGGAGGTATCTATGAAATATTTTGTAGTATTGATGCCAACTGTTATTTCTTTGTTTTTGTTGGTAGGTTGTCAGTTGTTTTTCTTTCCAGGTGAGTATGAGGACTTGTTGTCTGGTGCTAGAAATTCTAATAAAAATACTGGTAGTAGTTTAAATACAACTTCCGCTGTTTATGTTTCGCCGAGTGGTAGTGATGCAAATTCGGGTTTTTCCAAAAACACACCAGTTAGAAGTATTCAGAAGGCTATTCAAATAGCAGTTCAGAATAATATAAGTCATATTTACCTGTCAGTAGGAACATATACTCCTGGTAATGGACTTAACGCAACTAGTGAGTATAGTGGTGTTGTGTTAACTAATAATAACATCAGTATAATTGGTGGCTGGGATAGTAACTTCAGTAGTATTGTAGGATATAGTGAGCTGAATGGTAATAATATTTTAAGACACGTTATGTATGTTGAGAATGTTAGCGGTATAGTTTTAAGAAATCTTATGCTGAGAGGTGGTAATGCTAATGATAGTATGCAGACTAATCACATGATAGGGGGTGGTATCTACTTAAGTAATGTGTCTTATTCTTCGTTAAGTAATCTTTTAATTCTTAGTAATAACTCGCTTTTAGGAGGAGGTTTTTATATGTTAGACTCTGATTACAACTCAATAATAGATATTGAGGTTTTCCAAAATAATGCTACTTTCTCAGGTGGAGGTGGTGTTATATCACTTTCTAGAAACAACTTTGTGAAATTGAAATCTCATGATAATGAAGCTTCTTATGGTGGTGGGTTGTATATTTATATGTCTTCTAATAACTTATTACAATTTGATGTTTCATATAACTATGCTAGTAACAGTGGTGGTGGGTTGTATATTGATCAATGTTACTCAAACATAATAGATTGTAATATCTTCACGAATACATCTCAAGAAGGAGCAGGGATATATATGTTTCAATCGGTTTCCAATATCATAGGTGGTAATGTTTACAGTAATAACTCATCTAGTAGTGGCGGAGGAATAATGATAAATTCTTGTGTAGGTGATAAAATAACTTCAGATGTTTTTGACAACTTCTCTCAAAATAAGGGCGGTGGTATATATGTATTGTCTTCTGCCAATACTTTGATTGGTGGTAACGTTTATAAAAATATCTCCTCAAATGATGCTGGTGGAGTAAAGATTTTATCTTCTTCAATGGTTGAAGTCAGTGGTAATGTTTATGCTAATACAGCTAATTCAAATGGTGGTGGGATTTACTTATCGTCCTCTAGTAATGTTAAGGTAGTAGGAAATGTTTATAATAACACTTCTCAAATTAATGGAAGTGGCATATATATTGATAACTCTCATAGTGTGTCAATAATCAACTCTCGTATAACTAATAATAGGAATATGGC
Protein-coding regions in this window:
- a CDS encoding right-handed parallel beta-helix repeat-containing protein, which gives rise to MKYFVVLMPTVISLFLLVGCQLFFFPGEYEDLLSGARNSNKNTGSSLNTTSAVYVSPSGSDANSGFSKNTPVRSIQKAIQIAVQNNISHIYLSVGTYTPGNGLNATSEYSGVVLTNNNISIIGGWDSNFSSIVGYSELNGNNILRHVMYVENVSGIVLRNLMLRGGNANDSMQTNHMIGGGIYLSNVSYSSLSNLLILSNNSLLGGGFYMLDSDYNSIIDIEVFQNNATFSGGGGVISLSRNNFVKLKSHDNEASYGGGLYIYMSSNNLLQFDVSYNYASNSGGGLYIDQCYSNIIDCNIFTNTSQEGAGIYMFQSVSNIIGGNVYSNNSSSSGGGIMINSCVGDKITSDVFDNFSQNKGGGIYVLSSANTLIGGNVYKNISSNDAGGVKILSSSMVEVSGNVYANTANSNGGGIYLSSSSNVKVVGNVYNNTSQINGSGIYIDNSHSVSIINSRITNNRNMATSASIIHLYNGGSLNNFFISNCVISGAYGGALSGQIGIYEDGSTDVTGHTIANNTFITNDLPYLYRNYQDLLISRDSWWNITNHTQTGASVASGNNVGSY